Proteins from a single region of Nakamurella flava:
- the efeU gene encoding iron uptake transporter permease EfeU, translating to MLPTFVIGLREGLEAALIVGIIAAFLRQSNRRDALRAVWLGVGAAVLVCLAVGVGLELLSANLPQRQQEMLECVVAAIAVLMISYMVLWMRRHSKDLRRDLQDAAGSALARGSAAALVVMAFLAVIREGFETSVFLLAAFQSAVSPVQAAVGVLLGIGLAVALGYLIYRGGVRLNLSRFFRITGVVLVLVAAGLVMSTLRAAYEAGWLTAGQQTALDLSAVARPGSVTESILTGMLGIRSTLPVVEVVAYVLYAVPMLLVVLWPVRRVPGRRPLGWALTGTAVAALAVAGVLVAAAPSAPGAVTTAQGPFALTGDPAATGGTTATGSATVTIAAGGTAAQLAAEIGVGGVGSTIEGDSTLTATGGATVSAADGTGHSATRYTGTPITRTVDAAAAGQAGLPATLTAQQIAAANGGRLPVGLRAGGTAATSGWPTTWTETLVPQLSLDAATGTVLDVQLQLTRTAAVTLDNGTVVAVGTAGSAAGSDGAATGEITVAATADTVAAALPRVADADARRDSAELYGRVLPALLLVFALTLLLFGLPKVLRPGRAARPRGLPTTAGPADSDTRVPATTPAPAEHPPA from the coding sequence GTGCTGCCCACCTTCGTCATCGGACTGCGGGAGGGGCTCGAGGCTGCCCTCATCGTCGGCATCATCGCGGCATTCCTCCGGCAGAGCAATCGCCGGGACGCCCTGCGCGCCGTCTGGCTCGGAGTCGGTGCCGCCGTCCTGGTGTGCCTGGCCGTGGGGGTGGGCCTGGAGTTGCTGAGCGCCAACCTGCCGCAGCGCCAACAGGAGATGCTGGAGTGCGTCGTCGCCGCCATCGCGGTGCTGATGATCAGCTACATGGTGCTGTGGATGCGCCGGCACTCCAAGGATCTGCGCCGAGACCTGCAGGACGCAGCCGGTAGCGCCCTGGCCCGGGGATCGGCCGCCGCCCTGGTCGTCATGGCCTTCCTCGCCGTCATCCGCGAGGGGTTCGAGACCTCGGTCTTCCTGCTCGCCGCGTTCCAGTCGGCTGTCTCCCCGGTGCAGGCCGCCGTCGGTGTCCTGCTCGGCATCGGCCTGGCCGTCGCGCTGGGTTACCTCATCTACCGCGGTGGCGTGCGGCTCAACCTCTCGCGCTTCTTCCGCATCACCGGAGTCGTCCTGGTGCTGGTCGCCGCCGGGCTGGTGATGAGCACGCTGCGCGCCGCCTACGAGGCCGGCTGGCTCACCGCCGGCCAGCAGACCGCCCTGGACCTGTCCGCGGTGGCCCGGCCCGGGTCGGTCACCGAGTCGATCCTCACCGGGATGCTCGGCATCCGCTCCACGCTGCCGGTCGTCGAAGTCGTCGCCTACGTCCTCTATGCGGTCCCGATGCTGCTCGTCGTCCTGTGGCCGGTCCGCCGCGTCCCCGGCCGACGCCCGTTGGGCTGGGCGCTGACCGGCACCGCCGTCGCCGCGCTCGCCGTGGCCGGCGTCCTGGTCGCCGCCGCGCCGTCCGCACCCGGGGCCGTCACCACGGCCCAGGGGCCGTTCGCGCTCACCGGCGACCCGGCCGCCACCGGCGGGACCACGGCGACCGGGTCGGCCACGGTGACCATCGCCGCCGGCGGGACCGCCGCCCAGCTGGCCGCGGAGATCGGCGTCGGCGGCGTCGGCAGCACCATCGAGGGGGATTCGACGCTGACCGCCACCGGCGGGGCCACGGTCTCGGCCGCCGACGGCACCGGCCACAGCGCCACGCGCTACACCGGGACCCCGATCACCCGCACCGTCGATGCGGCGGCCGCCGGTCAGGCCGGGCTGCCCGCCACCCTGACCGCCCAGCAGATCGCCGCCGCCAACGGCGGCCGGCTCCCGGTCGGTCTGCGCGCCGGCGGCACCGCGGCGACCAGCGGCTGGCCGACGACCTGGACCGAGACGCTCGTCCCGCAGCTCAGCCTCGACGCCGCCACCGGCACCGTCCTGGACGTCCAGCTGCAACTCACCCGCACCGCCGCGGTGACCCTGGACAACGGCACGGTCGTCGCCGTCGGGACCGCGGGTTCGGCCGCGGGTTCGGATGGAGCCGCCACCGGTGAGATCACCGTCGCCGCCACCGCCGACACCGTGGCCGCCGCCCTCCCGCGGGTGGCCGACGCCGACGCCCGTCGGGACAGCGCCGAGCTGTACGGCCGGGTGCTGCCCGCCCTGCTGCTGGTCTTCGCCCTGACCCTGCTGCTCTTCGGACTGCCGAAGGTGCTGCGCCCGGGCCGGGCCGCCCGGCCGCGTG
- a CDS encoding peptide deformylase: MSIRPIVICGEPVLHRPTRPVTEFDSELAELIADMFETNDAAHGAGLAANQVGDDRRVFVYDCPDHGTRRRGYVVNPVIETSPRPEGMPDPDDDLEGCLSVPGENFATGRAEWARVTGVDQNGEPVEVEGTDFFARCLQHEVDHLDGHLYLDRLVGRNARAAKKAVKQNGWGRPGLSWLPGTDPDPFGH, encoded by the coding sequence GTGTCCATTCGACCGATCGTGATCTGCGGCGAACCCGTCCTGCACCGCCCGACCCGGCCCGTGACCGAGTTCGACTCCGAGCTGGCCGAGCTGATCGCCGACATGTTCGAGACCAACGACGCCGCCCACGGCGCCGGTCTCGCGGCGAACCAGGTCGGAGACGACCGGCGGGTGTTCGTCTACGACTGCCCGGATCACGGGACGCGGCGCCGCGGGTACGTGGTCAACCCCGTCATCGAGACCTCCCCGCGGCCCGAGGGCATGCCGGACCCGGACGACGACCTCGAGGGGTGCCTGTCGGTCCCCGGCGAGAATTTCGCCACCGGTCGCGCCGAGTGGGCGAGGGTCACGGGTGTCGACCAGAACGGCGAACCGGTCGAGGTCGAGGGCACGGATTTCTTCGCCCGCTGCCTGCAGCACGAGGTGGACCACCTCGACGGCCACCTGTACCTGGACCGGCTGGTCGGCCGGAACGCCCGTGCGGCGAAGAAGGCGGTCAAGCAGAACGGATGGGGCCGGCCGGGTCTGTCCTGGCTACCGGGAACCGACCCGGACCCGTTCGGTCACTGA
- a CDS encoding bifunctional alpha,alpha-trehalose-phosphate synthase (UDP-forming)/trehalose-phosphatase, with product MTTEQVRDDRDVDAADVADGDTPGQAAMVVVANRLPFDLEKLPDGSTKARQAPGGLVTALAPILSRRHGAWIGWPGSADVELEPTTTDGLSLFPLPLSAEEVANFYEGFSNDTLWPLYHDAVADSQFHRQWWDSYRKVNQRFAESAAEVAAPGATVWVHDYQLQLVPQLLRRLRPDVRIGFFLHIPFPPVELFMRLPWRKQIVTGLLGADLIGFQLPGGARNFTRLARSLLGSTTSGGIIEHDGRKVRAAAFPISIDAAEQSALAATPEVHRASRELRADLGNPKKVVLGIDRLDYTKGIDVRLQAFGELLAEEDPSVQDAVMVQIATPSRERLGSYQRMRESIERTVGKINGDYGRIGHPPIHYLHQSLPREELAAFYAAADVMAVTPFRDGMNLVAKEYVACRVDGGGVLVLSEFTGAAKELRSSLLVNPYDLDGVKEGFRQALTMSSVEARRRMRSLRRHVLTHDVDRWATAFLSALEGTRDHVADAMTRLPGDVLAALTQVSETPHLLVASDFDGTLAPIVDDPAAARALPEAVEALLALTEIPGTQVAVISGRSMTVLRDLLGPGLGGTDNPKVHFIGSHGAETSAADRDDTPTKLSPEDAKRLSRLKLELQQITAEYPATRLETKPTGIAVHLRGLDDADTAAVTARIDEPAGWPGVHLLRGKKVLELTVVTTNKGKALKALMRRNQVTAAVFIGDDVTDENAFTMLDGDDLGIKVGPGQTAADVRVADPQRVVDVLHVLVANRRRAQKRRSQHAAGTSGPVAKEHTRRSSPEDQLA from the coding sequence GTGACGACGGAGCAGGTGCGGGACGACCGGGATGTCGATGCCGCGGACGTCGCCGACGGCGACACTCCCGGTCAGGCGGCGATGGTGGTGGTCGCCAACCGGCTCCCCTTCGATCTGGAGAAGCTGCCGGACGGCTCCACCAAGGCCCGGCAGGCCCCGGGCGGGCTGGTCACCGCGCTCGCGCCGATCCTGTCCCGGCGGCACGGCGCCTGGATCGGGTGGCCGGGGTCGGCGGACGTCGAGCTGGAGCCCACGACGACCGACGGGTTGAGCCTGTTCCCGCTGCCGCTGTCGGCGGAGGAGGTGGCCAACTTCTACGAGGGTTTCTCGAACGACACCCTCTGGCCGCTGTACCACGACGCGGTGGCCGACTCCCAGTTCCACCGGCAGTGGTGGGACTCCTACCGCAAGGTCAACCAGCGCTTCGCGGAGTCGGCAGCCGAGGTCGCCGCCCCCGGTGCCACCGTCTGGGTGCACGACTACCAGCTGCAACTGGTCCCGCAGCTGCTGCGGCGACTGCGACCGGACGTCCGGATCGGTTTCTTCCTGCACATCCCCTTTCCGCCGGTCGAGCTGTTCATGCGGCTGCCCTGGCGCAAGCAGATCGTCACCGGGCTGCTCGGCGCCGACCTCATCGGTTTCCAGCTGCCGGGCGGGGCCCGCAACTTCACCCGGCTGGCCCGGTCCCTGCTCGGGTCGACGACCAGCGGCGGGATCATCGAGCACGACGGCCGCAAGGTCCGGGCGGCCGCCTTCCCCATCTCGATCGACGCGGCCGAGCAGTCCGCGCTGGCCGCCACCCCCGAGGTGCACCGGGCGAGCCGGGAGCTGCGCGCCGACCTCGGCAACCCCAAGAAGGTCGTGCTCGGCATCGACCGGCTCGACTACACCAAGGGCATCGACGTCCGGCTGCAGGCGTTCGGCGAACTCCTGGCCGAGGAGGACCCGTCGGTCCAGGACGCGGTGATGGTGCAGATCGCCACACCGAGTCGTGAGCGCCTGGGTTCCTACCAGCGGATGCGGGAGTCCATCGAGCGCACCGTCGGGAAGATCAACGGCGACTACGGACGCATCGGGCACCCGCCCATCCACTACCTGCACCAGTCGCTGCCCCGTGAGGAACTGGCCGCGTTCTACGCCGCGGCCGACGTCATGGCGGTGACCCCGTTCCGTGACGGCATGAACCTGGTGGCCAAGGAGTACGTGGCCTGCCGGGTCGACGGCGGCGGGGTGCTGGTGCTCAGCGAGTTCACCGGGGCGGCCAAGGAACTGCGGTCCAGCCTGCTGGTCAACCCGTACGACCTGGACGGCGTCAAGGAGGGCTTCCGCCAGGCGCTGACCATGTCGTCGGTCGAGGCCCGCCGGCGGATGCGGTCGCTGCGGCGGCACGTGCTGACCCACGACGTGGACCGCTGGGCGACGGCATTCCTGTCGGCGCTGGAAGGCACCCGGGATCACGTCGCCGACGCGATGACCCGACTGCCCGGTGACGTACTGGCCGCGTTGACCCAGGTCAGCGAGACGCCGCATCTGCTGGTGGCGTCGGATTTCGACGGCACCCTCGCGCCGATCGTGGACGATCCGGCCGCGGCACGGGCGCTGCCGGAGGCGGTCGAGGCGCTGCTGGCCCTGACCGAGATCCCGGGGACCCAGGTGGCCGTCATCTCCGGTCGATCCATGACGGTGCTGCGCGACCTGCTGGGGCCGGGACTGGGTGGGACCGACAACCCCAAGGTGCACTTCATCGGCAGTCACGGGGCGGAGACGTCGGCGGCCGACCGGGACGACACCCCGACCAAGCTCTCCCCCGAGGACGCCAAGCGGCTGAGCCGGCTGAAGCTGGAGTTGCAGCAGATCACCGCGGAGTACCCGGCCACCCGGCTGGAGACGAAGCCGACCGGCATCGCCGTGCACCTGCGGGGCCTGGACGACGCGGACACGGCGGCGGTGACGGCCCGCATCGACGAGCCGGCCGGCTGGCCGGGGGTGCACTTGCTCCGCGGCAAGAAGGTGCTCGAGTTGACGGTCGTCACCACCAACAAGGGCAAGGCGCTCAAGGCGCTGATGCGGCGGAACCAGGTGACGGCGGCCGTCTTCATCGGCGACGACGTCACCGACGAGAACGCGTTCACCATGCTGGACGGCGACGACCTGGGCATCAAGGTCGGCCCGGGACAGACCGCGGCCGACGTGCGGGTCGCCGACCCGCAGCGGGTGGTCGACGTGCTGCACGTGCTGGTCGCCAACCGCCGCCGGGCCCAGAAGCGCCGGTCGCAGCACGCCGCGGGCACGTCCGGGCCGGTGGCCAAGGAGCACACACGACGGTCGTCGCCCGAGGATCAGCTGGCGTAG
- a CDS encoding SDR family NAD(P)-dependent oxidoreductase produces MAELNGAHVLVVGATGGLGTAISKALAGAGARVSVAGRDADKVEALAADLGDQAAGRQNVDVTEPAFAPALLDAAEQVAPLTGVVYAAGVVAFGPVGDLEPDVLGQLIAVNLTGPILLAAAAATRLPEGGFLANLSAVVAEMPMKNMAAYSATKAGLTGFDRALATELRRNKIKVIDVRPPHTETGLVTRALAGTPPRLAEGLSPEQVADRVVRAIAEDTGELASTSFSE; encoded by the coding sequence ATGGCGGAGTTGAACGGCGCCCACGTACTGGTGGTCGGCGCGACCGGCGGACTGGGCACGGCCATCAGCAAGGCGCTGGCCGGTGCCGGGGCCCGGGTGAGCGTGGCCGGTCGGGACGCCGACAAGGTCGAAGCGCTGGCCGCCGACCTCGGTGACCAGGCCGCCGGCCGGCAGAACGTCGACGTCACCGAGCCGGCCTTCGCGCCGGCCCTGCTCGACGCCGCCGAGCAGGTCGCGCCGCTCACCGGAGTGGTCTACGCGGCCGGGGTCGTGGCGTTCGGCCCGGTCGGCGACCTCGAGCCCGACGTGCTCGGTCAGCTGATCGCGGTCAACCTCACCGGGCCCATCCTGCTCGCCGCTGCCGCCGCGACCCGGCTGCCCGAAGGTGGTTTCCTGGCCAACCTCAGCGCGGTCGTGGCCGAGATGCCGATGAAGAACATGGCCGCCTACTCGGCCACCAAGGCCGGGCTGACCGGGTTCGACCGCGCCCTGGCCACCGAGCTCCGCCGCAACAAGATCAAGGTCATCGACGTCCGGCCGCCACACACCGAGACCGGACTGGTCACCCGCGCGCTCGCCGGCACCCCGCCCCGGCTGGCCGAGGGACTGTCCCCCGAGCAGGTGGCCGACCGGGTCGTCAGGGCCATCGCCGAGGACACCGGGGAGCTGGCGTCCACCTCGTTCAGCGAGTAG
- a CDS encoding M20/M25/M40 family metallo-hydrolase: MTPPSADVARHVDDLLPALLDDLRTLIALPSIAFPGYPSEPVDRAADAVVDLLRRSGLSDARLLEIPDGYPAVYGEIPAPPGAPTVLLYAHYDVQPAPAEQGWKTDPFTPTDGPDGRIYGRGAADDKSGVVIHAGTLQVLTALAKGAAGRAFPIGVRVLIEGEEETVSHLEEFVEHHPELVQCDAFVIADMGNQSVGRPALTTTLRGDVSCTVSVRTLDHPLHSGLFGGPVPDALVALIRMLATLHDEHGNTVIPGVTSRAWDGAEPDEQVFRASAELADGVQLIGDGSLGSRLYSKPSATVLGIDAPTVAGSSNVLIPHARAKVSLRIVPGSDAGREQLCLLEHLRSVAPWGVQVEVEPVAQGWPFAVDETHPAVQAAESALVEAFGGAAVERLGCGGSIPLINTLAKVCPGAGVILWGAEDMARARIHASDESVDPAEIGRLVVAQVLTLLRLADPAAG; encoded by the coding sequence ATGACCCCGCCGTCCGCCGACGTCGCCCGTCACGTCGACGACCTGCTGCCCGCGCTGCTCGACGACCTGCGCACCCTCATCGCCCTGCCGTCGATCGCCTTCCCCGGCTACCCGTCCGAACCGGTCGACCGGGCCGCCGACGCCGTCGTCGACCTGCTGCGCCGCAGCGGACTGTCCGACGCGCGGCTGCTGGAGATCCCCGACGGCTACCCGGCCGTCTACGGCGAGATCCCCGCCCCGCCCGGCGCGCCCACCGTGCTGCTCTACGCCCACTACGACGTGCAGCCCGCCCCGGCCGAGCAGGGCTGGAAGACCGACCCCTTCACCCCGACCGACGGCCCGGACGGACGGATCTACGGCCGCGGCGCCGCCGACGACAAGTCCGGCGTCGTCATCCACGCCGGCACCCTGCAGGTGCTCACCGCGCTCGCGAAAGGTGCTGCCGGCCGAGCGTTCCCGATCGGCGTGCGGGTGCTCATCGAAGGCGAGGAGGAGACCGTCAGCCACCTCGAGGAGTTCGTCGAGCACCACCCCGAGCTGGTGCAGTGCGACGCCTTCGTCATCGCCGACATGGGCAACCAGTCCGTCGGCCGGCCGGCCCTGACCACCACGCTGCGCGGCGACGTCTCCTGCACCGTCAGCGTCCGCACCCTGGACCACCCGCTGCACTCCGGCCTGTTCGGCGGCCCGGTCCCGGACGCGCTCGTCGCCCTCATCCGGATGCTCGCCACCCTGCACGACGAACACGGCAACACCGTCATCCCGGGTGTGACCTCCCGCGCCTGGGACGGCGCCGAACCCGACGAGCAGGTCTTCCGGGCCAGTGCCGAGCTGGCCGACGGGGTGCAGCTCATCGGCGACGGCAGCCTCGGCTCCCGCCTGTACAGCAAGCCGTCGGCCACCGTGCTGGGGATCGACGCGCCGACCGTCGCCGGCTCGTCCAACGTCCTCATCCCGCACGCCCGCGCCAAGGTGTCGCTGCGGATCGTGCCGGGCAGCGACGCCGGACGGGAGCAGTTGTGCCTGCTCGAGCACCTGCGGTCGGTGGCCCCGTGGGGCGTGCAGGTCGAGGTCGAACCCGTCGCCCAGGGCTGGCCGTTCGCCGTCGACGAGACGCACCCGGCCGTGCAGGCGGCCGAGTCCGCGCTGGTCGAGGCGTTCGGCGGGGCCGCGGTGGAACGGCTCGGCTGCGGCGGGTCCATCCCCCTGATCAACACCCTCGCGAAGGTCTGCCCGGGTGCCGGCGTCATCCTGTGGGGCGCCGAGGACATGGCCCGGGCCCGTATCCACGCCTCCGACGAGAGCGTCGACCCGGCCGAGATCGGCCGCCTCGTCGTCGCCCAGGTGCTCACTCTGCTGCGGTTGGCCGACCCGGCCGCTGGGTAA